A window from Herbaspirillum sp. meg3 encodes these proteins:
- a CDS encoding AraC family transcriptional regulator, with translation MDPLSDVLSLFKPRSYVAGGFEIPGETAIQWPEHPGIKCYAVVSGQCWLSVECVPEAVLLTAGECYLLPPGPPFRLATDLSAEPVDFGVYRSKWRSDQDVVEKKAGSCYLVGGHFVLTGSHADFLLSALAPIIHIRKESDKAAMRWSLERMRDEVRDPQPGGSLITQQLAYMMLVQALRLHLSDGATQGIGWLFALADKQMGAAIRSMHDDPGHDWTLQKLAERVGMSRSVFALRFKQTVGTTPMEYLTRWRMLLAGDRLKNSRESTSAIALSLGYESESAFGKAFKRAMGCSPREHGRKVSLQAIVPATNDTDGNDGKVRAAEVSVSSS, from the coding sequence ATGGATCCGCTCTCAGATGTGTTGTCGCTGTTTAAACCGCGAAGTTATGTCGCCGGTGGATTCGAGATCCCGGGCGAGACGGCGATCCAATGGCCGGAACATCCCGGTATCAAGTGTTACGCCGTGGTTTCCGGTCAATGCTGGTTATCGGTGGAATGTGTTCCCGAAGCGGTTTTGCTGACCGCTGGGGAGTGCTACCTCTTGCCGCCGGGGCCGCCGTTCCGGCTGGCGACGGATTTGTCTGCCGAACCGGTCGATTTCGGCGTGTACCGTTCCAAATGGCGCTCGGATCAGGATGTCGTCGAGAAAAAAGCAGGAAGCTGCTATCTCGTCGGCGGTCATTTTGTTCTGACAGGAAGTCATGCTGATTTTCTGCTGAGCGCATTGGCGCCCATCATTCATATCCGCAAGGAGTCCGACAAGGCGGCTATGCGGTGGTCGCTGGAGCGCATGAGAGATGAGGTGCGGGATCCGCAACCGGGTGGCTCGCTGATCACACAACAACTCGCTTACATGATGCTGGTGCAGGCATTGCGGCTGCACCTGTCAGATGGGGCAACGCAAGGCATCGGGTGGCTGTTTGCACTGGCGGACAAGCAGATGGGCGCGGCGATCCGATCCATGCACGATGACCCCGGACACGATTGGACATTGCAGAAGCTTGCAGAGCGTGTCGGGATGTCGAGGTCGGTGTTCGCCTTGCGTTTCAAGCAGACGGTCGGGACGACGCCGATGGAATACCTGACGCGCTGGAGGATGTTGCTGGCGGGCGATCGCCTGAAGAATTCGCGCGAGTCGACTTCTGCCATCGCCTTGTCGCTGGGTTACGAATCTGAAAGCGCTTTCGGCAAAGCATTCAAGAGGGCCATGGGATGTTCGCCGAGAGAGCATGGCCGCAAAGTATCACTTCAGGCTATCGTGCCGGCCACCAACGATACTGATGGCAACGATGGCAAGGTCAGAGCTGCCGAGGTCAGCGTTTCGTCGTCTTAG
- the dctP gene encoding TRAP transporter substrate-binding protein DctP encodes MTSQTRRSIIGALATAPLWTAGTSVWAQTTSLKISHQFPGGTINEGDFRDRLTRLFAEEVSKRTKGSLKFEIYPGSSLMKVNAQFSAMRKGALDLSLVPLNYAGGEVPETNIGLMPGLVTSYAQGSAWKNAEVGKELARILAEKGILIVSWIWQAGGVASRGKPIVDPADAKGMKVRGGSREMDLILKEAGAAVVTLPSNEIYAAMQTGAMDAAMTSSTSFMSFRLEEVAKALTTGRDKAYWYMFEPLMISKSVFEKLSKDQQAAIMAVGAEMEQFALKAAQTDDVAVAAVYQKAGAKVVDLDAATVKKWQDIARATAWKDFAARNANCANLLKLAEKLL; translated from the coding sequence ATGACTTCGCAAACCCGTAGAAGCATTATCGGAGCGCTGGCAACAGCACCATTGTGGACAGCCGGTACCTCGGTATGGGCACAGACCACCTCGCTGAAGATTTCCCATCAATTCCCTGGCGGCACGATCAACGAAGGCGATTTTCGCGATCGTCTGACCCGCCTGTTTGCTGAAGAAGTTAGCAAACGCACCAAAGGCAGCCTCAAGTTCGAGATCTATCCCGGCTCCTCGCTGATGAAGGTCAATGCGCAGTTCTCGGCCATGCGCAAAGGCGCGCTTGACCTGTCGCTGGTGCCGCTCAATTACGCCGGCGGTGAAGTTCCGGAAACCAATATCGGCCTGATGCCGGGACTGGTGACCTCGTACGCACAAGGCTCGGCATGGAAAAACGCTGAAGTCGGCAAAGAACTTGCACGCATCCTGGCCGAGAAGGGCATCCTGATCGTCAGCTGGATCTGGCAAGCGGGCGGTGTCGCCTCGCGCGGCAAGCCGATCGTTGATCCTGCCGACGCCAAGGGCATGAAAGTGCGCGGTGGTTCGCGCGAAATGGATCTGATCCTGAAAGAAGCGGGCGCTGCCGTCGTGACGCTGCCGTCCAACGAAATCTACGCGGCCATGCAAACCGGCGCGATGGATGCGGCGATGACATCATCGACGTCTTTCATGTCTTTCCGCCTGGAAGAAGTCGCCAAGGCGCTGACCACCGGTCGCGACAAGGCGTACTGGTACATGTTCGAGCCGCTGATGATTTCCAAGTCCGTGTTCGAAAAACTGAGCAAGGATCAGCAAGCCGCCATCATGGCCGTCGGCGCCGAGATGGAGCAGTTCGCACTGAAGGCTGCCCAGACCGATGACGTCGCGGTCGCCGCCGTGTACCAGAAAGCCGGCGCCAAGGTCGTCGACCTCGATGCCGCAACCGTCAAGAAGTGGCAGGACATCGCCCGTGCGACTGCATGGAAGGACTTCGCCGCGCGTAACGCCAATTGTGCCAATCTGTTGAAACTGGCGGAGAAGCTCCTATGA
- a CDS encoding SDR family oxidoreductase has product MRIFVTGATGFIGSVIVAELIKAGHQVLGLSRSEAGAQSLMAAGAEVFRGDLEDLDSLHRGAAMSDGVIHTAFNHDFSKFVANCEADGEAIQAMGAALAGSDRPLIITSATGMGAVAPGQPATEDNFNPNHPNPRKASELAGISVASRGVNVSVVRLPQVHDTVRQGLISPLVQIAREKGVSAFVGEGRNRWPAAHVSDVARLYRLALERRQAGSRYHAVAEEGISVRDIAEVIGKGLKIPVVSLPPEEAAAHFGWLGDFVGRDLPASGAQTQALLNWQPAGPGLIADLERMKYVQE; this is encoded by the coding sequence ATGCGTATTTTTGTTACCGGCGCGACCGGTTTCATCGGTTCGGTCATCGTTGCCGAACTCATCAAGGCCGGCCATCAGGTACTTGGGCTAAGCCGATCGGAAGCAGGCGCCCAATCCCTGATGGCGGCGGGTGCCGAAGTGTTTCGAGGCGATCTGGAAGACCTGGACAGCCTGCACCGTGGAGCAGCCATGTCGGACGGCGTCATCCATACCGCCTTCAACCACGACTTCTCGAAGTTTGTCGCAAACTGCGAAGCGGACGGGGAGGCCATTCAAGCGATGGGAGCCGCCCTCGCCGGTTCCGATCGTCCTCTCATCATCACCTCTGCTACCGGCATGGGAGCCGTTGCTCCGGGGCAGCCGGCAACGGAAGACAACTTCAACCCCAATCATCCGAACCCGCGCAAGGCATCGGAACTGGCGGGTATTTCAGTCGCGAGCCGCGGCGTGAACGTGTCGGTCGTCCGGCTTCCGCAGGTACATGACACCGTCAGGCAAGGTCTCATCAGCCCATTGGTGCAAATAGCACGTGAAAAAGGCGTCTCGGCGTTTGTCGGCGAGGGCCGGAATCGCTGGCCTGCGGCACACGTGAGCGATGTTGCCCGGCTTTACCGACTGGCATTGGAGCGCCGGCAAGCCGGCAGCCGATATCACGCCGTGGCGGAAGAAGGCATATCGGTTCGGGATATCGCGGAAGTCATCGGCAAAGGTCTGAAGATACCGGTCGTCAGCCTGCCTCCCGAAGAAGCGGCGGCGCATTTCGGATGGCTCGGTGATTTTGTCGGCCGCGATCTCCCCGCTTCAGGCGCCCAGACACAGGCTTTGCTCAATTGGCAGCCGGCAGGCCCCGGACTGATTGCGGATCTGGAGCGGATGAAATACGTTCAGGAGTAA
- a CDS encoding MarR family winged helix-turn-helix transcriptional regulator has translation MESRVLDYFSRHPGATLSDLAAHSGRDKAQLTRLVKGLREHGDLESKEDLKDRRSVRLQLSAQGEALQRDLRKTGAQILERAVVGLSESQCEDLVTLLKNIQSNLEGER, from the coding sequence ATGGAAAGCCGGGTGCTCGATTATTTTTCGCGTCATCCTGGCGCTACGCTGAGTGATCTGGCGGCGCATTCCGGGCGGGATAAGGCGCAGCTCACACGCCTGGTGAAAGGATTGCGTGAACACGGCGATCTGGAATCCAAAGAAGACCTCAAAGACCGGCGCAGCGTACGGCTGCAATTGAGTGCGCAAGGGGAGGCGCTGCAGCGCGATCTCAGAAAAACCGGTGCGCAGATATTGGAACGTGCCGTGGTGGGCTTGTCCGAAAGCCAGTGCGAGGATCTGGTGACGCTGTTGAAAAACATCCAGTCAAATCTGGAAGGCGAACGCTGA
- a CDS encoding siderophore-interacting protein: protein MESKTTTREVQRIRYDLKIRDVKVSDVRQIGANMLSVTFQGDALADFVSLSFDDHVKFIFPDATGTSVRRDYTPCNHDGQRKELVLEFALHAEGAATDWARRAKVGMDAVIAGPRGSMVVPTDYDWHLLVGDLSAVPAISRRLKELAPGVKVTAIVEVEQMGDIRQFETLADLDIKWVSSGEELLTAIRNMDLPAGDGYIWAAGEAATMKSVRAVLADEKQHPKEAMRVSAYWKRGATDFHEKLD from the coding sequence ATGGAATCCAAGACAACAACCCGTGAAGTACAGCGCATACGCTACGACCTCAAGATTCGCGACGTCAAAGTCAGCGATGTCCGCCAGATTGGCGCCAATATGCTCAGCGTCACTTTCCAGGGAGACGCGCTGGCAGATTTTGTATCGCTTTCGTTCGACGACCACGTGAAGTTCATTTTCCCGGATGCAACGGGAACCTCCGTTCGGCGCGACTATACGCCATGCAACCACGACGGACAACGCAAAGAGCTCGTATTGGAGTTCGCGCTGCACGCGGAAGGTGCAGCCACTGACTGGGCGCGCCGGGCAAAAGTCGGCATGGACGCCGTCATCGCCGGCCCGCGCGGCTCGATGGTGGTGCCGACGGATTACGATTGGCATCTGCTGGTCGGCGACTTGTCTGCCGTACCGGCCATCAGCCGGCGCCTCAAAGAACTGGCTCCGGGTGTCAAGGTGACGGCTATTGTCGAGGTGGAGCAAATGGGCGACATCAGACAGTTCGAGACACTGGCCGATCTTGATATCAAATGGGTCAGCTCCGGCGAAGAACTGCTCACCGCTATCCGCAACATGGATCTGCCTGCAGGAGACGGCTATATCTGGGCTGCCGGCGAGGCCGCTACGATGAAGTCCGTGCGCGCCGTCCTGGCCGACGAGAAACAGCATCCGAAAGAAGCCATGCGCGTATCCGCCTACTGGAAGCGCGGCGCAACCGATTTCCACGAGAAACTGGACTGA
- a CDS encoding GntR family transcriptional regulator — MDTPKKRSETLRESIEELIAVGKLTPGQHLDETVLAEQFGVSRTPIREALIQLASMGIIVMRPRRGAIVAEIGPQQLIEMFEVMAELEAMCGRLAARRMSAAEHAALMEAHQACKDARDAADPDTYFYKNEDFHGQIYAGSHNAFLEEQARVLQRRLRPYRRLQLRVRDRLKRSYDEHEGVVNAIISGDSDRTVELLRQHVMVQGQRFADLVASLHQLKSTPDSEKPSLSDALA; from the coding sequence ATGGATACCCCAAAGAAGCGTTCCGAGACGTTGCGCGAATCGATTGAAGAGTTGATCGCCGTCGGCAAACTGACGCCCGGCCAGCATCTGGACGAAACCGTGCTGGCCGAGCAATTCGGCGTTTCCCGTACGCCAATCCGCGAAGCGCTGATCCAGCTGGCATCGATGGGCATCATCGTGATGCGGCCGCGGCGCGGCGCCATCGTGGCCGAGATCGGCCCGCAGCAATTGATTGAGATGTTTGAAGTGATGGCTGAGTTGGAGGCGATGTGCGGCCGTCTTGCCGCCCGGCGCATGTCGGCAGCCGAACACGCCGCGCTGATGGAGGCGCATCAGGCCTGCAAGGATGCGCGCGACGCCGCCGATCCGGATACCTATTTCTACAAGAACGAAGACTTTCACGGCCAGATCTACGCCGGCAGCCATAACGCCTTCCTCGAAGAACAGGCGCGCGTCCTGCAACGCCGTCTGCGCCCCTACCGCCGCCTGCAACTGCGCGTGCGCGATCGTCTGAAAAGGTCTTACGACGAGCATGAAGGTGTGGTCAACGCCATCATCTCCGGCGACAGCGACCGCACGGTGGAACTGCTGCGCCAGCATGTGATGGTTCAGGGGCAACGCTTTGCCGACCTGGTGGCATCGCTGCACCAGTTGAAGTCGACGCCGGATAGCGAAAAACCATCGCTTAGCGATGCACTGGCGTGA
- a CDS encoding ParD-like family protein, translated as MGIVKITEQMHTNLRVTSGAMSRSINSQAEHWLRVGMMAELNPGLCYNDICQKLIEAEQQAAGSPQEITLALEKA; from the coding sequence ATGGGAATCGTCAAAATCACTGAGCAGATGCATACGAATCTGCGCGTCACCAGCGGCGCAATGAGCCGCTCGATCAATTCACAAGCCGAACACTGGCTTCGCGTAGGCATGATGGCCGAGCTGAATCCCGGCCTTTGTTATAACGACATCTGCCAAAAACTGATCGAGGCGGAACAACAGGCCGCCGGCTCTCCACAGGAAATAACCCTGGCGCTTGAGAAAGCATGA
- a CDS encoding HD family hydrolase, whose product MELARLEKQLSFLREIDRLKAVVRQSPLLDKSRKENSAEHSWHLAMYALLLTEYACAPVNPNRVVQMLLLHDIVEIDVGDFPIHGGSSAGVQAEQEAKAAVRLFGLLPQPEGNEFLSLWQEFERGETEDARFAKALDRFQPLLINIFTGGGTWTENGVSLEQVLSRYGPVIQKGAPFLWTACEQWVRQHFAQQASGS is encoded by the coding sequence ATGGAATTGGCGCGATTGGAAAAACAGCTGAGTTTTCTCAGAGAAATCGATCGGTTGAAAGCCGTTGTCCGGCAATCGCCGCTGCTTGACAAAAGCCGGAAAGAAAACTCCGCTGAACATTCCTGGCATCTGGCCATGTATGCGCTGCTGCTCACCGAATATGCCTGTGCGCCGGTGAATCCCAATCGCGTTGTGCAGATGCTCCTGTTGCATGACATTGTCGAGATTGACGTCGGTGATTTTCCCATTCATGGCGGGTCGTCAGCGGGGGTACAAGCCGAACAGGAAGCGAAGGCCGCAGTGCGACTCTTTGGCCTCCTGCCGCAGCCTGAAGGCAATGAGTTTCTGTCGTTGTGGCAAGAGTTTGAACGCGGAGAAACCGAGGATGCCAGGTTCGCCAAAGCGCTTGATCGCTTTCAGCCTCTCCTGATCAATATCTTTACCGGCGGCGGCACCTGGACAGAGAACGGTGTTTCACTGGAACAAGTGCTCTCCCGCTACGGCCCTGTTATTCAAAAAGGCGCGCCCTTTTTGTGGACGGCATGCGAGCAGTGGGTAAGACAACACTTTGCGCAGCAAGCGTCGGGCAGCTAG
- the argC gene encoding N-acetyl-gamma-glutamyl-phosphate reductase, giving the protein MASPLVFIDGDQGTTGLQIHERLRNRSDIQLVTLPAAERKDPLRRAEAINGADIAILCLPDAAAKEAVAAIENPAVRVIDASSAHRTTEGWVYGFPEMDAGQAQLIAGAKRVTNPGCYPTGAISLLRPLIQAGLLPRDYPVNVQAVSGYSGGGRPAVEQYEGPSAAQALAFQVYGTALAHKHPPEMQRYTGLTHRPIFVPAYGAFRQGIVLTVPLELRLLAEGVTGEQLHAALNSHYAGSQHVRVISLEESKTLTHLNPQALNGTNDMDLGVFINEEHGHVLLSAVFDNLGKGASGAAVQNLDLMLAHG; this is encoded by the coding sequence ATGGCCTCTCCACTTGTCTTTATCGACGGCGACCAGGGCACCACCGGTTTGCAAATCCACGAACGCCTGCGCAACCGCAGCGATATCCAATTGGTGACACTGCCGGCGGCAGAACGCAAAGACCCATTGCGCCGTGCCGAAGCCATCAACGGCGCAGATATCGCCATTCTCTGCCTGCCTGACGCCGCTGCGAAGGAAGCCGTCGCCGCCATCGAAAATCCAGCCGTGCGTGTGATCGACGCCAGTTCCGCCCATCGAACGACAGAGGGCTGGGTCTATGGTTTCCCCGAGATGGATGCCGGGCAAGCACAACTGATCGCGGGTGCAAAACGCGTGACCAATCCCGGCTGCTACCCGACTGGTGCGATCAGCCTGTTGCGCCCTCTGATACAGGCCGGCTTACTGCCGCGCGACTATCCGGTCAATGTGCAGGCGGTTTCAGGCTATTCCGGTGGCGGCCGTCCTGCCGTTGAGCAGTACGAAGGCCCATCGGCGGCACAGGCTTTGGCTTTTCAGGTATACGGCACCGCGCTCGCGCACAAACATCCGCCCGAGATGCAACGCTATACAGGGCTGACTCATCGTCCGATCTTCGTGCCTGCTTATGGTGCTTTTCGCCAGGGCATCGTGCTGACCGTTCCGCTGGAACTGCGTCTGCTCGCCGAGGGCGTCACAGGGGAACAATTGCATGCAGCCCTGAACAGCCACTACGCCGGTTCGCAACATGTGCGGGTGATCTCTCTGGAAGAAAGCAAGACATTGACACACCTTAATCCTCAGGCCCTCAACGGTACCAATGACATGGATCTGGGCGTGTTCATCAATGAGGAGCACGGGCATGTACTGTTGTCGGCAGTATTCGACAATCTGGGCAAGGGAGCGTCCGGTGCGGCGGTGCAGAATCTCGATCTCATGCTGGCGCACGGCTGA
- a CDS encoding DUF3297 family protein yields the protein MNDTTNRPPLPDRLSIDPRSPFYNAAIFEHNVGIRLNDKERTDVDEYCISEGWIKVPAGKALDRKGNPLMTKVKGKVEAFYR from the coding sequence ATGAACGACACAACAAACCGCCCCCCACTTCCCGATCGTCTCTCAATCGATCCTCGCAGCCCTTTCTACAACGCTGCGATCTTTGAACACAACGTTGGCATCCGGCTCAACGATAAAGAGCGCACTGATGTTGACGAATATTGCATCAGTGAAGGCTGGATCAAAGTCCCCGCCGGCAAGGCGCTGGATCGCAAGGGCAATCCCTTGATGACCAAAGTCAAAGGCAAGGTCGAAGCTTTCTATCGCTAG
- a CDS encoding LysR family transcriptional regulator, with product MREINLDRLRTLVAIADLGSFAEAARVLHLAPPTISLHIADLEERVGAALLSRQRGQVRPTTIGETLIERARRLLADAEQALQDVQRQVQGLAGRVRLGASTGAIAHLLPQALEVLGQDHPGIDVQVEVLTSQETLTRLNEGTLDVGLVALPQSPMARLSVQPWRRDPVMAFLPADWRCPARVTPEWLALQKLILNDSGTRLSHLTQEWFATGGQRPVPRIQLNYNDAIKSLVAAGYGATLLPHEEGASLPDARIQMRPLKPTLWRQLGIAHRAENIERPTQHVLDVLWGFSLD from the coding sequence ATGCGAGAAATCAATCTGGACCGGTTGCGCACTCTGGTGGCGATTGCCGATCTTGGCTCTTTCGCCGAGGCGGCGCGCGTGCTGCATCTGGCGCCGCCGACGATCAGCCTCCATATCGCCGACCTTGAAGAACGCGTCGGCGCAGCCTTGTTGTCGCGCCAGCGCGGGCAGGTGCGCCCCACGACAATCGGTGAGACCCTGATCGAACGCGCGCGCCGCTTGCTGGCGGATGCCGAACAAGCGCTGCAGGACGTGCAGCGGCAAGTTCAGGGACTGGCCGGACGTGTGCGTCTGGGGGCATCGACCGGGGCGATTGCGCATTTGCTGCCGCAAGCTCTGGAGGTGTTGGGACAGGATCATCCCGGCATCGATGTGCAGGTCGAGGTGCTGACTTCGCAAGAGACGCTGACACGGTTGAATGAAGGGACTCTGGATGTCGGGCTGGTTGCTTTGCCGCAGTCGCCAATGGCGCGGCTGTCGGTTCAGCCTTGGCGGCGGGATCCGGTGATGGCGTTCTTGCCGGCGGACTGGCGTTGTCCTGCGCGCGTCACGCCCGAATGGCTCGCGCTCCAGAAGCTGATTCTCAACGACTCAGGCACGCGGCTTTCGCATCTGACGCAAGAATGGTTCGCCACCGGCGGACAACGGCCGGTGCCGCGCATTCAGCTCAATTACAACGATGCGATCAAGAGTCTGGTGGCGGCAGGCTATGGAGCTACCTTGCTGCCGCATGAGGAGGGCGCCTCGCTGCCGGATGCACGGATCCAGATGCGCCCCCTGAAGCCGACGCTATGGCGTCAGCTCGGCATTGCGCACCGCGCTGAAAATATCGAACGGCCGACACAACATGTGCTTGATGTCTTATGGGGATTCAGTCTGGACTGA
- the map gene encoding type I methionyl aminopeptidase: MMSEQVILKSPSDIAMLRKAGALAADVLRMIGEHVRPGVTTNQLDQICHDYIVDVLGAVPINIGYNGYPKTVCTSVNHVICHGIPSDKPLKNGDIVNIDVALTKDGWHGDTSRMYFVGQPSILAKRLVDTTYEAMRAGILAVKPGATLGDIGHAIQSVAHREGFSVVREYCGHGIGQIYHEDLQVLHYGQPGEGLALQTGMVFTIEPMINAGKRHSKELPDGWTVVTKDHSLSAQWEHMVAVTETGFEVLTLWPDGFGAYAPLTA, from the coding sequence ATGATGAGCGAACAAGTCATCCTCAAGTCGCCGTCCGATATTGCAATGCTGCGCAAGGCAGGCGCCCTGGCCGCCGATGTCCTCCGCATGATTGGCGAACACGTGCGCCCCGGCGTCACCACCAACCAGTTAGACCAGATATGTCACGACTACATCGTTGATGTTCTTGGCGCAGTGCCCATCAATATCGGCTATAACGGCTACCCCAAAACGGTCTGCACCTCGGTCAACCATGTGATCTGTCACGGCATACCGTCCGACAAGCCTTTGAAAAATGGCGATATCGTCAATATCGACGTCGCGCTGACAAAAGACGGGTGGCATGGCGACACCAGCCGCATGTATTTTGTGGGGCAGCCCAGCATCCTCGCGAAACGGCTGGTGGATACAACCTATGAGGCCATGCGTGCAGGCATTCTCGCCGTAAAACCCGGGGCAACTCTGGGCGATATTGGCCATGCGATTCAATCGGTGGCACACAGGGAAGGTTTTAGCGTCGTGCGGGAGTATTGCGGCCATGGCATCGGCCAGATCTATCACGAGGATCTGCAGGTGCTGCATTACGGTCAGCCGGGCGAAGGTCTGGCGCTGCAAACGGGAATGGTATTCACGATTGAGCCTATGATCAACGCGGGCAAACGGCATTCCAAAGAACTGCCTGACGGATGGACCGTGGTCACCAAGGATCACTCCCTGTCTGCCCAATGGGAGCATATGGTTGCGGTGACCGAAACGGGCTTTGAAGTGCTGACGCTGTGGCCGGACGGATTTGGAGCGTATGCGCCGCTGACGGCCTGA